A genomic window from Vicia villosa cultivar HV-30 ecotype Madison, WI unplaced genomic scaffold, Vvil1.0 ctg.001316F_1_1, whole genome shotgun sequence includes:
- the LOC131634570 gene encoding uncharacterized protein LOC131634570: protein MVISEEWNFYREDDMGKAQATKQFILNDFWWDKIAYIIDFTEPIYNMVRVCDIDESTLHLVYEMWDSMIEKVKASIYRHEGKDLNDPSISPFYNVVYSILTNRWTKSCTPLHCLAHSLNPSFDSFDSIEDRWVLDPKSWWVMHGSPAPLLQKLALKLLVQPSSSSCCERNWSTYSFIHSLKRNKLNPKRAEDLIYVHTNLRLLGRKCEEYKEGSTKMWDIGGDAWESFDGVGTLEVASLSLDESNLEATIFSDDGEGGDDIDIIPIS from the exons ATGGTTATTAGTGAAGAATGGAATTTTTATAGAGAGGATGACATGGGTAAGGCTCAAGCTACAAAacaatttattttgaatgatttttggtGGGACAAAATTGCATATATTATTGATTTTACAGAGCCTATTTATAATATGGTTAGAGTTTGTGATATCGATGAGTCCACACTTCATTTGGTATATGAGATGTGGGATTCTATGATAGAGAAGGTGAAGGCATCAATATATAGGCATGAAGGGAAAGATTTAAATGATCCATCAATATCACCATTTTATAATGTTGTTTATTCAATACTAACTAATAGGTGGACTAAGAGTTGTACCCCTCTTCACTGTTTGGCTCACTCTCTAAATCCAAG TTTTGATtcttttgactctattgaagatAGATGGGTATTAGACCCCAAATCTTGGTGGGTTATGCATGGTTCTCCCGCTCCTCTTCTTCAAAAGCTTGCCTTGAAGCTTCTTGTGCAACCTAGCTCTTCATCTTGTTGTGAAAGAAATTGGAGTACCTATTCATTCATCCACTCTTTAAAAAGAAACAAATTGAATCCTAAAAGAGCTGAAGACTTGATTTATGTGCATACAAATTTGAGGTTGTTGGGTAGGAAATGTGAAGAATACAAAGAAGGGAGTACTAAGATGTGGGACATTGGTGGAGATGCATGGGAAAGTTTTGATGGTGTTGGAACTCTTGAAGTTGCATCATTGTCTCTTGATGAGTCAAATTTGGAAGCCACTATATTCAGCGATGATGGCGAAGGAGGAGACGACATTGATATTATACCAATTTCTTAG
- the LOC131634577 gene encoding 2-hydroxy-palmitic acid dioxygenase MPO1-like, translating to MGLLDLEKHFAFYGSYHSNPINIVVHIFFVWPILFTALLFFYFTPPIFSPPQTLLNVIPPVLIFNFGFFFAVFYALFYVALDTKAGSFVGVLTLLCWASSSFVANSIGFDLAWKVVLGTQLFCWTAQIISHFVFEKRAPALLDNLAQAFLMAPFFVVLEILQKTIGYEPYSGFEKNVKARIATNIKEWKGRQRKKHT from the exons ATGGGATTGTTAGATCTGGAAAAGCACTTTGCATTCTACGGTTCTTATCACAGCAACCCAATTAACATTGTTGTTCACATATTCTTTGTTTGGCCAATCCTCTTCACTGCTCTTCTTTTCTTCTACTTTACACCTCCCATTTTCTCTCCTCCCCAAACACTCCTTAATGTTATTCCTCCTGTCTTGATTTTCAACTTCGGTTTCTTCTTCGCCGTTTTCTACGCTCTCTTCTACGTTGCTTTGGATACTAAAGCCGGTTCCTTCGTTGGTGTTCTTACTTTACTTTGTTGGGCTTCTTCCAGTTTCGTCGCTAATTCCATCGGCTTTGATCTCGCCTGGAAG GTTGTGTTGGGTACTCAGTTGTTTTGTTGGACAGCACAGATTATTAGCCATTTTGTGTTTGAG AAACGTGCACCAGCTCTATTGGACAACCTGGCTCAAGCTTTTCTAATGGCTCCTTTCTTTGTGGTTCTTGAG ATTCTCCAAAAGACGATTGGATATGAACCATATTCTGGATTTGAGAAAAATGTGAAGGCAAGGATAGCTACTAATATCAAAGAATGGAAGGGCAGGCAAAGGAAGAAACATACTTAG